A genomic segment from Aegilops tauschii subsp. strangulata cultivar AL8/78 chromosome 1, Aet v6.0, whole genome shotgun sequence encodes:
- the LOC141027659 gene encoding uncharacterized protein produces the protein MERIIKKYEEWLKEEKNKFVGLDLEYTRKSSYIRQGIAIVQLAIREHGLVYHYCRSERSQALVDFLQWKAVTFTSVDTRNDKTMLARAWIKIPDEHHVDIQRLFCIKGGGERDSMGDLAAAIIDPSYKNMKKSFPKEKHQFWEWKPLSPIHLEYVAKDGYVSYELYRRILIIKNGLRHLHQQQERLHPRKSNDEGSSSGWKRRKGNSG, from the coding sequence ATGGAGCGGATCATCAAAAAGTACGAAGAATGGCTAAAGGAGGAGAAGAACAAGTTCGTCGGCCTCGACCTCGAGTACACACGTAAGAGCAGTTACATACGACAAGGGATCGCCATCGTCCAACTTGCCATACGCGAGCATGGCCTTGTATACCACTACTGCAGATCCGAGCGCTCCCAGGCATTAGTTGACTTCCTGCAATGGAAAGCGGTAACTTTCACTAGCGTTGACACCAGGAACGACAAGACCATGCTTGCCCGTGCATGGATCAAAATTCCAGACGAGCACCACGTCGACATCCAGAGGCTATTCTGCATCAAGGGTGGTGGAGAAAGGGACTCCATGGGTGACCTTGCagcggccatcatcgacccctcaTACAAGAACATGAAGAAATCATTCCCAAAGGAGAAGCACCAGTTCTGGGAGTGGAAGCCACTTTCCCCGATACACCTTGAGTACGTGGCAAAGGACGGGTATGTTAGCTACGAGTTGTACCGTAGAATCCTAATCATCAAGAACGGGCTACGCCACCTCCATCAACAACAAGAAAGACTCCACCCACGTAAGAGCAATGACGAGGgatcttccagcggctggaagcGCCGGAAGGGAAACAGTGGTTGA